The following is a genomic window from Bombus vancouverensis nearcticus chromosome 15, iyBomVanc1_principal, whole genome shotgun sequence.
TTTGTTACTTAATTGCTCACCCCAATGAAGCAACATGTGTGCTAATTGTCTAGCAGGTATAGTACCAGTCCTAAATTTGTCTGCAGCTTGAAAAGCATCTATCACCTCCTTCGGCAGATCCTCAGCTCTTGTTTGTAAATGCATGACTTCCAAAAAATCAGCAAAAGACATCCTCCCTCCTGTGGTTAAAAATTTGTGAGTTTAAAaccatttataatattataaatcatTTCACCTTATTTGTACCTTTatcctttaaatatttatttaattctgcGATAGTGGGACTTAATCCTAGTGATCTCATAATGATTGTAAGTTCATCTAGAGTACGTATTTGACCATTCCTTGCAAATAGATAAAAGCATTCCCTAAATTCtgtaaaaaagaatttataaCTCTGTAAACAGCAATCTTAACCAATTTAAAGAATTTACCACTGTACCATCTATATCTTCTTCTCGAAAATAACGAGCCTAGAAACCAAAACATCCAATTAAAAACATGATTATGAAGTTAACATTTAGACAACTCTATAGTAAATAACATTACCATAGTGCAAAATATTATACAGGACACTTGACAAAATAGTGTAACTTTACTTTATTCTTCGTTTACGTGTCAAATAACGTTATCTAAGGTAAGACTAGGTTATTTGACAAATAATCACATAACCTTACTCTTTTATTGTACAGAGGCGACACCGTCGTGTGCAACGTGCACTAATCACAATCAGTCACCACTTGCGATCGATCGATCTTCATTTAAATTTCATCTTTTAGAGATAGAAATTTCATCTGTTTTTGATATAAGTACTCTctaaatattgataataattgagataacaatttttattcacgTAATCCTTTTACTAatgtaataaatttaccaaagtatttataaacaatttataatcataaatcagaattttaatttcaaattgaatAAATGTACGCGCCTCTCGTAGCTAGGATTTTGAGTTACATTCGAAACAGAGAACGATGGAAATTTGGGAGGATGAAAAGGACGAAAGTAGCTTGGTCTATCAATAGGGGTCATCCAGAGCGGCGTGGCCACTAGCAGGAAGGGAAAATGAACAAGATATAGTGGTCTGCGAGGCAAACGTCGCTTGGTTATAGCGGGGGTGGCTCGGTCGGGCGAATAGGGGTTAAGTAAGCCCGCTGCAGGGGTTTTCCCCTTACGTGCTGAATAACCCCACTTCAGCGGTATCATGCTCTCGTCTTCTTCCATTTACTGACACGTATGGTTGGCGCTAAACATCGTAGGTACGTGAACAAGAATTCCATGATACAGTAAATAGttttcattcatatttttatgtggTAAGATGACAAACATTTTTTTGCAAATAAATTACTATTTCCTGATAAAACAGATTAAAGCAGACGATTACAGCCATGTTTAACAACTACCAAAGGAATAGTTTAAAATGAGAATAAAGTTAGTAGTGACAAGAATAAATGTAACAAAAATtggtaaaaatattatatctatGTGTTACTTGTTTTCCATCAATAATAACGATATAGGATGATGATCGTAAACCCTTCAATCGCCCTTCTATTTCAGAAACACTCCTTTCCTTTGACCGACGACTAAGGTCAAGTTACACGGAGGTGGGAGTCGAACCATGGTAGTCAGAGTGGGGTACCGATAGAGGGGTTGATGGTACAGCGTACCACTATTGGAAAGCGTTGGTCCGCGTCCAGCCATGGAAGGGATCTctgaaaaagaaagagatcGCAACATTAGGGGAATAAGAAAGGGTAGAGGAGAGTTCGTAAGGCAGAAGGAGAGAGGGCGCAGCACAGCTGGGTCGAACGCGATCATGGTAGGGGAAGTCGGTGTCCTCGGAGTCCTCGTTCACACGAGTCACGAGCGTTGCCGTCCGTCAGTACGGCGCGGAACGCGTTCCTGTTTGTCTCGTTGTGTGGAGTCGGTGTCGCGCGTGCCAATTCTACAgcttctctccttctttctctgtCAGACTACGcatttctttgttcattatcGTCGATCAAGCAGAGAAAGAGAACGACGCGACTGCACGCTGCCGTGTAACACACGTGTGATATTGTGGGTAGTTGGTGTGGTGCGACAGGATGCGGTACAATGACCGTAAATGAGTAATCGACGTCCCTGCGAGAACCGGTTGGAAGGACGAGGATCACGGCGGAAAGGACGCCCGTGGCAGGACTTCAACCTCTGTGCATAGGTAGGTGTCAGATAGTATGCAAGAGCAGCGAGCACGCGCAATATTCTACGTGCGAGTCTCTCCTTTTCCATCCCTTTCGgcatcttcctttctttttctcccccCATCTCTCGATCTATCTCTCCGTACCTCGGTTCGCGCGGTTAAGCATCGTAGCTTTTTTTTTCGTCGTGCACGTCTGTCTACTCCTGCGTCGCTCATCGGTGTGTACGTTtgtgcatatatacatatatacatgcacAAATCGTAACCTGTCGAAGG
Proteins encoded in this region:
- the LOC117166452 gene encoding calmodulin-like protein 4, with translation MARYFREEDIDEFRECFYLFARNGQIRTLDELTIIMRSLGLSPTIAELNKYLKDKGGRMSFADFLEVMHLQTRAEDLPKEVIDAFQAADKFRTGTIPARQLAHMLLHWGEQLSNKEVEQIFREANVSPNGQVKYEDFVKIACAPVPDYY